The following are encoded in a window of Naumovozyma castellii chromosome 10, complete genome genomic DNA:
- the FMP25 gene encoding Fmp25p (ancestral locus Anc_8.7), with protein sequence MSSLLQKCLVRNRYSLKSQLRLSLPPIRTLRNAPKFDEFELYGKKLNNTEYHPQKPENESPDEPFDWGVLQDKKGGTSEMERMDRIIKMKKLGGMAQGLLIVIGLGVCLNIYLKWANVENWWLKTFNRDLKIDEKKLSFDKTGKAEGKAIKLPVIDKEELKFDVPGLYFWGGGKKVKFPRRVTQFDNLKLRDVCLVDDQYNFAVDDRGNLIEWNLKDNKFNIILKEQDLQKVKESNGCLYGLNKKGEVLIIPYRDGDLDNRLERYLALPGKLESMITPWKRGPRYGLKIMTDGLFDPSIRENKIVDFDVGLEHMLLLSNQGKVYSCSTGWKENNELRKSRGQFGVPSLSQFDKFPELNRLYEIKFLQGNTDNQKIIKKISCGGFHNLVLDSNNECHSFGWNRFGQLGFPITYMMEEISYPKLIPMVSFGQFYPSNENIELRIVDIDCNEETSFFTVEVSTANNRKDVKRSYDYFSMGNGIYGELGNGSVKNSQWEPTMLKLARTDTNDNINEWICNGKSHHLLMKSNDGNILSWGLNDNGQLGNGKEKIKGIKPAYMPRILECGDKSFEELSGTKLKLADNSQQKLAIGKDSCCLYWSSYKQV encoded by the coding sequence ATGTCCTCATTGTTGCAAAAATGCCTGGTCAGGAACCGATATAGTCTAAAATCCCAATTGCGACTATCTCTTCCACCTATTAGAACATTAAGAAATGCACCAAAATTCGATGAATTCGAACTATATGGTAAAAAACTAAACAACACTGAATATCATCCCCAAAAACCAGAGAATGAATCTCCTGATGAACCTTTTGATTGGGGTGTTTTACAGGATAAGAAGGGTGGTACTAGTGAAATGGAACGGATGGATCGAATCAtcaagatgaaaaaattgggTGGGATGGCTCAGGGACTTCTTATTGTTATTGGATTGGGTGTTTGTTTGAATATCTATCTTAAGTGGGCTAATGTAGAGAATTGGTGGTTAAAAACTTTTAATCGTGACTTGAAGATTGACGAGAAGAAGTTGTCCTTTGACAAAACAGGAAAGGCAGAGGGTAAAGCAATAAAATTGCCTGTGattgataaagaagaattgaaatttgatgTACCTGGGTTATATTTTTGGGGCGGTGGGAAGAAAGTTAAATTTCCCAGACGAGTTACGCAgtttgataatttgaagCTAAGAGACGTTTGTCTTGTCGATGATCAATATAATTTTGCCGTTGATGACAGGGGAAACCTAATAGAATGGAATCTCAAAGAtaacaaattcaatattatattaaaaGAACAAGATTTGCAAAAAGTGAAAGAATCTAATGGTTGCTTGTATGGATTAAATAAAAAGGGTGAGGTGCTTATAATTCCATATAGAGATGGAGATTTGGATAACCGACTTGAACGGTATTTGGCTCTACCAGGCAAACTAGAATCCATGATTACTCCTTGGAAACGTGGTCCACGATATGGTCTCAAGATAATGACAGATGGATTGTTCGACCCCTCCATTAGAGAGAACAAGattgttgattttgatgTTGGTTTAGAACACATGCTGCTACTATCGAATCAGGGAAAAGTATACTCATGTTCTACTGGatggaaagaaaataatgaactcAGGAAGTCAAGAGGACAGTTTGGTGTCCCTTCATTGTCCCAGTTTGATAAATTTCCTGAGTTAAATCGGTTATACgaaattaaattcttaCAGGGGAATACTGATAACCAGaaaattataaagaaaatctCATGTGGTGGGTTTCACAACTTAGTATTAGACTCTAACAATGAATGCCATTCATTTGGTTGGAATAGATTTGGTCAGTTGGGTTTCCCCATTACCTACATGatggaagaaatttcatacCCGAAATTGATTCCTATGGTTAGCTTTGGACAATTTTATCCATCTAATGAGAATATTGAATTGAGAATAGTTGACATTGATTGTAATGAAGAGACTTCATTTTTCACCGTGGAGGTTTCTACCGCAAATAATCGTAAGGATGTCAAGAGAAGTTATGATTATTTTAGTATGGGTAATGGTATTTATGGTGAATTAGGTAACGGGAGCGTGAAAAATTCCCAGTGGGAACCTACCATGTTAAAGTTAGCAAGAACGGATACAAATGACAACATAAATGAATGGATATGCAATGGAAAATCTCATCACTTGTTGATGAAATCTAATGATGGTAACATATTAAGTTGGGGATTGAATGATAATGGGCAATTAGGAAACGGTAAGGAAAAGATAAAGGGAATTAAACCAGCATACATGCCACGAATTCTTGAATGCGGTGATAAAAGCTTTGAGGAATTAAGTGGTACCAAGTTAAAATTAGCCGATAACAGTCAACAGAAATTGGCCATTGGTAAAGATAGTTGTTGTTTATATTGGAGTTCTTACAAACAAGTTTGA
- the RPL10 gene encoding 60S ribosomal protein uL16 (ancestral locus Anc_8.10): MARRPARCYRYQKNKPYPKSRYNRAVPDSKIRIYDLGKKKATVDEFPLCVHLVSNELEQLSSEALEAARICANKYVTTVSGRESFHLRVRVHPFHVLRINKMLSCAGADRLQQGMRGAWGKPHGLAARVDIGQIIFSVRTKDNNKDVVIEGLRRARYKFPGQQKIILSKKWGFTSLDRAEYIKRRDAGEVKDDGSFVKFLSKKGSLEDNFREFPEYFTKA; encoded by the coding sequence ATGGCTAGAAGACCAGCTAGATGTTACAGATACCAAAAGAACAAGCCTTACCCAAAGTCTAGATACAACAGAGCTGTCCCAGACTCTAAGATCAGAATCTACGATTTAGGTAAGAAGAAGGCCACTGTCGATGAATTCCCATTGTGTGTCCACTTAGTCTCCAACGAATTGGAACAATTGTCTTCCGAAGCTTTGGAAGCCGCTCGTATTTGTGCTAACAAGTACGTTACCACTGTCTCTGGTAGAGAATCTTTCCACTTGAGAGTCAGAGTTCATCCTTTCCATGTCTTGAGAATTAACAAGATGTTGTCTTGTGCCGGTGCCGATAGATTGCAACAAGGTATGAGAGGTGCTTGGGGTAAGCCTCACGGTTTGGCCGCTAGAGTTGACATTGGTCAAATTATCTTCTCTGTCAGAACCAAGGATAACAACAAGGACGTTGTCATTGAAGGTTTAAGAAGAGCTAGATACAAGTTCCCAGGTCAACAAAAGATTATTTTGTCCAAGAAATGGGGTTTCACCTCTTTGGACAGAGCTGAATACATCAAGAGAAGAGATGCTGGTGAAGTCAAGGATGACGGTTCTTTCGTTAAGTTCTTGTCTAAGAAGGGTTCTTTGGAAGACAACTTCAGAGAATTCCCAGAATACTTCACTAAGgcttaa
- the XYL2 gene encoding D-xylulose reductase XYL2 (ancestral locus Anc_8.16), which produces MPSQTQTAVILQKKGLIEFGEKPIPALTDEHWVKVQIKATGICGSDVHFYKYGSIGDFVVKSPMVLGHESSGIIAEVGSAVKTLKVGDRVALEPGYPSRYTEATMSGHYNLCPFMHFAATPPCDGTLTKYYLTPFDFVYKLPDNVSYEEGALLEPLSVGVHANKQAGTRFGDKVVVFGAGPVGLLNGAVAKVFGALQVVFIDVVDEKLERAKHFGATAVINSSKLRINDEFELAVAIKEKLGGVDPDIVLECTGAEPCIRAGIRALKTGGTFVQVGMGKDDANIPITQFSCREITLKGCFRYCHGDYQNALDLVATGKIPVKLLVTRRFTFDEAVKAYMFNAEHAEEVVKSIISGPE; this is translated from the coding sequence atgccTAGTCAGACTCAAACTGCCGTTATCCTACAAAAGAAGGGCCTCATCGAATTCGGTGAAAAGCCCATCCCTGCCCTCACAGACGAGCATTGGGTAAAAGTTCAAATTAAAGCCACTGGTATCTGTGGTTCTGATGTTCACTTCTACAAATATGGGTCCATTGGAGACTTTGTTGTCAAGTCGCCCATGGTCCTGGGCCATGAAAGCTCTGGTATCATTGCTGAAGTGGGTTCTGCTGTTAAGACTTTAAAAGTTGGTGATAGAGTAGCTCTGGAACCAGGTTATCCTAGTAGGTACACTGAGGCCACCATGTCAGGCCATTATAATTTGTGTCCCTTTATGCATTTCGCAGCTACTCCTCCTTGCGATGGTACTTTGACCAAATACTATTTAACAccttttgattttgtttaCAAATTGCCTGATAATGTCTCCTATGAAGAGGGTGCCTTGTTGGAACCATTATCTGTTGGAGTTCATGCCAATAAACAGGCTGGTACCAGATTTGGTGATAAAGTTGTTGTATTTGGTGCGGGACCAGTGGGGTTATTGAATGGTGCGGTCGCTAAGGTTTTTGGGGCATTGCAGGTTGTATTCATTGACGTTGTTGACGAGAAATTAGAGAGAGCCAAGCATTTTGGTGCCACCGCAGTGATCAATTCGTCCAAGTTGagaattaatgatgaattcgAATTGGCTGTTGCCATTAAAGAGAAACTGGGTGGTGTCGACCCTGACATTGTGTTGGAATGTACTGGTGCAGAACCCTGTATTCGTGCTGGTATTAGAGCATTAAAAACAGGTGGGACATTTGTGCAAGTTGGGATGGGTAAAGATGATGCTAACATTCCAATCACCCAATTTTCCTGTAGAGAAATTACCTTGAAGGGATGCTTCAGGTACTGTCATGGTGATTACCAGAATGCTTTAGACTTGGTAGCCACTGGTAAGATCCCAGTGAAGTTATTGGTCACTCGCAGATTTACTTTTGATGAGGCAGTCAAAGCATATATGTTTAATGCTGAGCACGCAGAGGAAGTGGTCAAATCTATCATCTCAGGACCAGAGTAA
- the OTU1 gene encoding ubiquitin-specific protease OTU1 (ancestral locus Anc_8.12), translating into MRLKVSGFPNGGADKVVSIDNGSSLNQLVKHLELSDECNLIAIRFGYPPQRVEIGEVALETSLEDLGLSSGERVNLVLEGGTMAAPVKRKDPVLKPSQTWIETSDGERRILQVHKVPDDNSCLFHAISWCMYKDISLSYQLRELCSRVIVEHPMVYSDAILGRPNREYSEWILKRDSWGGGIELAILSNELQMGIYVLDIDAIKFEKFNDDLYDKFFVILFNGVHYDAIETDDGICVFDKRDEMGDLILKNVLNIARQLKEKCYAFNTQKAKIICNICKEKFVGERDIAKHAEKTGHTDFGQSS; encoded by the coding sequence ATGAGATTGAAAGTAAGTGGTTTTCCAAATGGCGGAGCCGATAAAGTGGTCTCGATTGACAATGGTTCCAGTTTGAATCAATTAGTTAAACATCTAGAACTTTCAGATGAATGCAATCTAATAGCTATTCGATTCGGATACCCACCACAGAGGGTCGAAATCGGTGAAGTTGCATTGGAGACCTCATTAGAGGATCTTGGTTTGAGTTCCGGTGAGAGGGTCAACTTAGTTTTGGAAGGTGGTACAATGGCTGCACCAGTGAAGAGGAAAGATCCGGTGTTGAAACCATCGCAAACTTGGATAGAGACTAGTGATGGAGAACGTCGAATATTACAAGTGCATAAAGTTCCTGATGATAATTCGTGTCTATTCCATGCCATTTCATGGTGTATGTACAAGGATATTTCGTTATCTTACCAATTAAGGGAGTTGTGTTCGCGAGTCATCGTGGAGCATCCAATGGTTTATTCAGATGCCATATTGGGGAGACCCAATAGAGAATATAGTGAATGGATATTAAAAAGGGATTCATGGGGAGGTGGTATTGAATTGGCTATATTGTCCAACGAATTACAGATGGGTATATATGTTCTTGACATTGACGCTATTAAATTTGAGaaattcaatgatgatCTATACgataaattctttgttATTCTGTTTAATGGAGTGCATTATGATGCAATCGAAACAGATGATGGAATTTGTGTTTTTGACAAGAGAGATGAGATGGGTGATTTAATACTAAAGAATGTTTTAAATATTGCCAGGCAgttaaaagaaaaatgttaTGCATTTAATACTCAAAAGGCCAAGATCATTTGTAACATATGCAAAGAGAAGTTTGTTGGTGAGAGAGATATAGCCAAACATGCAGAGAAGACAGGTCATACAGATTTTGGTCAAAGTtcataa
- the LAM6 gene encoding Lam6p (ancestral locus Anc_8.14), with protein MDSNTSNWGTESWQVLNTNNSSSGTNSPRIVNSAKIKPIDTPNKQSVMLINDDKDMDVDPLVRANQSHYDKSDGVQTPQEKASSYTIKFHSPVGFHEGSPKTDTNLSLSLKSSPANPHMSDITPISKRQDVVGNTKNALDSVTDIIAATNSGTPSRNQSVSGSSTSSFFDNVLNSLQFRSNSVSNSNSPPHEPSQTVLLRDPSHGVKEYFYQRRASAADIEANYNSTNFVKETYKDTNIHYATKERNADFHFIFTTIPTSDRLLDDFICVLNREFPYQGSLYISENHVCFNSTLLGWVAKIEIPLQDIISLEKTSSNGLFPGGISIVAKNHAMRTQFNGFVSRDAVFELLILLWSDATAGTDLMGRSQETILSSTMNDRPIMIDSTFTDLIRPNSGHNRKILRDPRTINNDAIIDKAINSVDGDDEDDDDDDDTTTEEDEDDSRSNSNPLIDKQITLKETQKFFKFKEGSNFHYDGPFIHHETEFPYDPEKNDEHVLSELEFNGAPGLIFELIFSETNHSFLLEFLKSQESSEISPIGSFDKVGKDGFHFRDYSYIKKLNFSVGPKSTNCDAEETLIHQDNYDYINIVNTTRTPNVPSGKSFSTKARYMFRWGSNTTCVLKISYWVDWTGSSWIKPLIESSVKTGMTSSTEDLVKQLGKYVEDYVEEVEVDASMSTTEYAAGSIRHEQRSVVSEKNISLIDEKIFMKDESMRKQIEPVKLINPSGKHIRWIERYLPFILIAILILFCINVCYIIHLQRTISRLETMITMPNHFLATEREPVLSSKIIDIPAKFDIFKRWIHNNEGEVNNEKVLEQVYLFLRSILQKGDNSEKNMKFRKELLERLTNLMNS; from the coding sequence ATGGACAGTAATACAAGTAATTGGGGCACAGAAAGCTGGCAGGTTCTCAACACAAACAATTCGAGCTCAGGTACAAACTCCCCTCGTATAGTGAACTCAGCAAAGATAAAGCCTATTGACACTCCCAATAAGCAGAGTGTCATGttgattaatgatgataaggATATGGATGTGGACCCTCTAGTACGGGCTAATCAGTCACATTATGATAAAAGTGATGGCGTTCAAACCCCACAAGAGAAGGCCTCCTCCTATACGATCAAGTTCCATTCTCCAGTTGGTTTTCATGAAGGATCTCCTAAAACTGATACTAATCTGTCGTTAAGTTTGAAATCATCACCAGCTAATCCTCATATGTCTGATATAACCCCTATATCCAAAAGACAAGATGTTGTTGGTAATACAAAGAATGCATTAGACTCTGTGACTGATATAATTGCAGCTACAAATAGTGGCACTCCATCTAGAAACCAATCTGTATCAGGTAGCTCCACTTCATCATTCTTCGACAACGTTTTGAACTCACTACAATTCAGATCGAATTCCGTctccaattccaattcgCCCCCTCATGAACCTTCTCAAACGGTACTGTTAAGAGACCCATCTCATGGCgttaaagaatatttctATCAAAGGAGAGCAAGTGCTGCCGACATAGAAGCAAATTATAATTCTACGAATTTTGTCAAGGAAACATATAAAGATACTAATATTCATTATGCTACGAAGGAGAGGAATGCagatttccatttcattttcacAACTATTCCTACATCAGATCGTCTCTTGGACGATTTTATTTGCGTTTTAAATAGAGAATTTCCTTACCAGGGAAGTCTTTACATTTCTGAAAATCATGTCTGTTTTAATTCTACTTTACTTGGATGGGTGgccaaaattgaaattccattacaagatataatttctttggaaaagacTTCATCTAATGGGTTATTTCCAGGTGGGATCTCTATAGTGGCCAAAAACCACGCAATGAGAACACAATTTAATGGATTCGTATCGAGAGATGCCgtatttgaattattgataTTGTTATGGTCCGATGCAACAGCAGGCACCGATTTAATGGGAAGATCACAAGAAACAATACTTTCTTCGACGATGAATGATCGTCCCATAATGATTGATTCCACATTTACAGATTTAATACGTCCAAATTCTGGTCATAAcaggaaaatattaagagaCCCAAgaacaataaataatgatgcAATAATAGATAAGGCAATAAATTCAGTGGATGgtgacgatgaagatgatgatgatgatgatgatactaccactgaagaagatgaagatgactCTAGATCTAATTCCAACCCATTGATTGATAAACAAATTACTTTGAAGGAGACtcagaaatttttcaaatttaaagaaggaTCGAACTTCCACTATGATGGACCTTTCATTCATCATGAAACTGAATTTCCTTATGATCCAgagaaaaatgatgaacATGTATTATCTGAATTAGAGTTTAATGGCGCACCAGGTTTAATTTTCGAATTAATTTTCAGTGAAACTAATCATTCCTTCTTGTTAGAGTTTTTGAAGAGTCAGGAATCGTCAGAAATATCGCCAATTGGAtcatttgataaagttGGTAAGGATGGATTCCATTTTAGAGACTATTCATacattaagaaattaaatttttcagtggGACCCAAATCAACTAATTGTGACGCCGAAGAGACTCTAATTCATCAGGATAATTATgattatattaatatagTGAATACAACAAGAACACCCAATGTGCCAAGTGGGAAGAGTTTTTCTACTAAGGCAAGGTATATGTTCAGATGGGGTTCAAACACCACATGTGTCTTGAAGATTTCCTATTGGGTGGATTGGACCGGATCTAGTTGGATTAAACCATTAATAGAATCAAGTGTAAAGACAGGGATGACATCATCCACTGAAGATTTAGTCAAACAATTGGGTAAATACGTGGAAGATTATGTGGAAGAAGTGGAAGTGGATGCTTCAATGTCGACGACTGAATACGCAGCGGGGTCTATACGCCACGAGCAACGAAGTGTCGTATCTgagaagaatatttcattgataGATGAGAAGATATTCATGAAAGACGAAAGTATGCGAAAGCAGATTGAACCCGTCAAACTCATCAATCCAAGTGGGAAACACATAAGATGGATAGAAAGGTATTTGCCCTTCATCCTTATTGCAATATTGATTCTATTTTGCATCAACGTTTGCTATATTATACATTTACAACGAACTATTTCCAGATTGGAAACCATGATAACTATGCCCAATCATTTTCTTGCAACTGAAAGAGAGCCAGTACTTTCCTCCAAAATAATTGACATTCCAGCtaaatttgatatatttAAGCGATGGATTCATAACAACGAAGGTGAGGTCAACAACGAAAAAGTGTTGGAGCAagtttatttgtttttgaGGAGCATTTTACAAAAGGGTGATAAttctgaaaaaaatatgaagtTTCGGAAGGAATTATTGGAAAGGCTaacaaatttaatgaattcatga
- the RGR1 gene encoding Rgr1p (ancestral locus Anc_8.15), producing the protein MTTEVDSSKMLNGKSFANSGSSSEPLQNDTTDTHSPILNGKMSQGATQENPQLKSPIPSTTNVTYTADDDIIQNQGLVPPPIPHVETNQVSLALIVRNLTIFTIKEISQYMKTNIHVNPSEGSSTKKLAFLKLIIFLRNQFLKLYVLIKWCKTIKNNNFHVMIDLLNWFRTTTMAVNGCIWALRGNLTSMTNAKLPNVDLVSALEVLSLGRTNLPSHNFKLSAEMDPLVKIPPDLILKKLKDLNLMVSIKVAMMDLPRQFHNYYIANGRIYIKVENEFEIQLSTIDRHSPLFFVDVNLLLSFNEKEIILPLNKQRLEKLINEILFKSNKPLFALYDFLHKYVITLQLYSLHLELITLETNGKFSGGNLVHSYDPKKCIISIRYWLNSKMGNKGKIMIGIGRESENLILKWDNKNAINNKRMTTVYNNIVTNLEAIFDEIMFNHCQLIRSDLLSKGVFQEDEEDQDVLLFEIPTTCLTMAAVQLKIDLINGIFYFKNPTPLLSTYVQQINRADSIEDLTRVLQKLKLDKIISILRNMFEKTGWVCSKVIRLEKRIKTTLNDIDSKSLLQQDLFICLPNWPVNWYLILSVISSKSSCMVEKRIGKVVSLKGKWELTYLDNTNTSTAKLETITYQKVVSLQKSILHRIVNHMLIDSLNQLKIRNRICPSDSSNSLLPECIINDSTNMPTKDSPTSATKQESEGTTLSEADTAALVGDPGDAQVNTGGECTSVIALELESFLEGSKALSSILESSMFLRIDYTHSEIRLYGRFKRNTMLIQCKCDDLLIHFIPDGSLTFFFSENFTTLSLIVQYLTSFRQKLMQLVVLTDVVERLHKNFASEYFKIVSLKVNEISFKYLKNSQDEQDCIINIITKKQMVKNLTVQLAASNPQHIIQPFIDSGRLDYHFIFNYLQFTSTLFATLKHILTESNPNKNEDGSIRYTTVNLGLHNLNEYQLVYCNREAGTKITLYIELKNVTHNTGKSLQFYIHFSKDEHITTKSRAYPMVHQVCNQVFMLDPKLISMDKSNSDMKNECKYPDAIKLVNGISCNSEDIEPILMDIHDILKVDSNVGNNDNGSELLPTL; encoded by the coding sequence ATGACAACTGAAGTCGATTCCTCTAAGATGCTGAATGGTAAAAGCTTTGCCAATTCAGGTTCCTCCAGTGAACCACTACAGAATGATACCACCGATACACATTCGCCCATACTCAACGGTAAAATGAGTCAAGGCGCAACACAGGAGAATCCTCAATTGAAGAGTCCGATCCCATCCACTACAAACGTCACATACACCgcagatgatgatataaTACAGAACCAGGGACTTGTACCGCCCCCCATCCCACATGTCGAGACCAACCAAGTTTCACTGGCCTTGATAGTGAGGAATCTAACCATCTTCACGATAAAGGAGATCTCACAATATATGAAGACAAACATTCATGTTAATCCATCTGAAGGTTCTTCCACCAAGAAGCTAGCTTTTCttaaattgattatttttttgagGAACCagtttttgaaactttatGTTCTGATTAAATGGTGCAAAACtattaaaaataacaatTTCCATGTCATGATTGATCTTTTAAATTGGTTTAGAACGACCACTATGGCTGTGAATGGATGTATATGGGCACTTAGGGGAAACTTGACCTCTATGACGAACGCAAAGTTACCTAACGTGGATTTAGTTAGTGCATTGGAAGTGTTAAGTCTTGGAAGAACTAATTTACCATCGCATAATTTTAAACTAAGTGCTGAAATGGATCCGCTGGTTAAGATTCCACCtgatttgatattgaaaaaattgaaagatctAAATTTAATGGTATCCATTAAAGTTGCCATGATGGACCTTCCAAGGCAGTTTCATAATTATTACATTGCTAATGGgagaatatatataaaagtggaaaatgaatttgaaatccaACTTTCAACTATTGATCGTCATTCGCCCTTATTCTTTGTGGATGTTAATCTGTTGttatcatttaatgaaaaggaaattattTTACCATTAAATAAACAACGTCtggaaaaattgattaatgaaatcCTTTTCAAGAGTAATAAACCTCTTTTCGCCCTATACGATTTTCTTCATAAATATGTTATCACATTGCAATTGTATTCATTGCATTTGGAGTTAATTACCCTTGAAACTAATGGGAAATTTTCAGGTGGAAATTTAGTTCATTCATATGATCCCAAAAAATGCATAATTTCTATTAGATATTGGTTAAACAGTAAGATGGGTAATAAGgggaaaataatgattgGTATTGGTCGAGAGAGTgagaatttaatattaaaatgggataataaaaatgcaataaataataagagAATGACTACCGTTTACAATAATATAGTCACCAACTTGGAAGCCATATTCGATGAAATTATGTTTAATCATTGCCAATTGATTAGATCTGATCTTTTATCAAAAGGTGTCTTTCAggaggatgaagaagacCAAGATGTTTTGCTTTTCGAAATTCCTACAACTTGCCTTACGATGGCGGCAGTGCAATTGaaaattgatttaataaatggtatcttttattttaagAACCCAACACCTCTTTTGTCTACTTATGTGCAACAAATTAATAGGGCAGACTCCATAGAGGATCTGACCAGagttcttcaaaaattaaaaCTGGATAAGATTATATCAATTCTTCGCAACATGTTTGAAAAGACGGGATGGGTTTGTAGTAAGGTGATTAGACTGGAGAAGCGAATAAAGACAACACTGAATGACATTGATTCTAAGTCATTATTACAACAAGACTTATTCATATGCTTGCCCAATTGGCCTGTTAATTGGTACTTAATTCTATCTGTAATTTCATCCAAATCGTCATGCATGGTAGAAAAGAGAATTGGTAAAGTAGTTTCTCTGAAGGGTAAATGGGAATTAACATATTTGGATAACACCAATACATCTACTGCTAAATTGGAAACTATCACATATCAAAAAGTAGTTTCCTTACAGAAGAGCATTTTGCATAGAATTGTTAACCATATGctaattgattcattaaatcaattaaaaatCCGTAATAGAATTTGTCCAAGCGATTCCTCGAATTCATTGCTTCCAGAGTGTATCATAAACGATTCTACAAATATGCCAACCAAAGATTCTCCAACTTCCGCCACAAAACAAGAATCAGAGGGGACAACTTTATCAGAGGCAGACACTGCTGCATTAGTTGGAGATCCTGGTGATGCACAAGTAAATACAGGAGGGGAATGTACGTCTGTAATAGCATTAGAATTGGAGTCATTCTTGGAAGGTTCCAAGGCATTAAGCAGTATACTTGAAAGTTCCATGTTTTTAAGAATTGATTACACTCATTCCGAGATCAGGTTATATGGAAGATTTAAAAGAAACACAATGTTGATCCAATGTAAATGCgatgatttattaattcattttatCCCAGATGGATCCTtgacatttttctttagtGAGAATTTTACCACATTAAGTCTTATTGTCCAATATTTGACTTCATTCAGACAAAAATTAATGCAGTTAGTTGTTCTTACAGACGTGGTAGAAAGACTACATAAGAATTTTGCTTctgaatatttcaaaattgtcTCACTAAAGgtcaatgaaatttcatttaagtatttgaagaatagccaagatgaacaagattgtattattaatattattactaaAAAGCAAATGGTGAAGAATTTAACGGTTCAATTGGCAGCATCCAATCCACAACATATTATACAACCATTCATTGATTCTGGCCGTTTAGATtatcatttcattttcaattacTTGCAGTTTACATCCACATTGTTTGCTACATTAAAGCATATACTTACCGAGAGTAATCCTAATAAGAATGAAGATGGTTCAATTAGGTACACTACAGTCAACTTAGGACTTCACAATCTAAATGAATATCAATTGGTTTATTGCAATCGTGAAGCTGGAACTAAAATTACCCTTTAcattgaattaaagaatgtAACCCACAATACGGGGAAGAGCTTACAATTTTACATTCATTTCTCCAAAGATGAGCATATTACCACCAAATCAAGAGCATACCCAATGGTTCATCAAGTCTGCAACCAAGTCTTTATGCTTGATCCTAAATTGATCAGCATGGATAAGAGTAATTCAGATATGAAGAACGAGTGCAAATACCCTGATGCCATCAAATTAGTTAATGGTATTTCCTGTAACTCTGAAGACATCGAGCCTATATTAATGGATATTCATGACATTTTGAAAGTAGATAGCAATGTGGGGAATAATGACAATGGCTCTGAGTTGTTGCCAACTCTTTGA
- the BUD20 gene encoding Bud20p (ancestral locus Anc_8.11), translating to MGRYSVKRYKTKRRTKDLDLIFNELSSKESVQKLLNQPLDETKPGLGQHYCIHCAKYCETAIALKTHLKTKVHKRRVKELKGVPYTQEVADAAAGCNLNKFLNRVEQIKNGGVETEKEENETLLKQHLDESLANVKSTEPTLPWADNNNNDNDNTTEVSEPVQDGEIVMN from the coding sequence atggGTAGATATTCAGTGAAGAGATACAAGACAAAGAGAAGAACGAAGGATCTCGATTTGATCTTCAACGAACTGTCTTCCAAGGAATCGGTACAGAAACTGCTAAATCAGCCACTAGATGAAACAAAACCGGGTTTAGGTCAACATTATTGTATACATTGTGCCAAGTATTGTGAAACGGCTATTGCATTGAAGACACATTTGAAGACCAAAGTTCATAAGAGAAGAgttaaagaattgaaggGTGTTCCTTATACACAAGAAGTAGCTGACGCTGCTGCAGGTTgcaatttgaataaattcttaaatAGAGTGgaacaaattaaaaatggtGGTGTGGAAACAGAGAAggaggaaaatgaaaccTTGTTGAAGCAACATTTGGACGAATCCTTGGCTAATGTGAAATCCACTGAACCAACCTTACCTTGGgctgataataataataatgataatgataatacaACAGAAGTATCAGAACCCGTCCAAGATGGTGAAATTGTCATGAATTAA